One stretch of Streptomyces sp. A2-16 DNA includes these proteins:
- a CDS encoding phage tail domain-containing protein yields MSGRQLQQPVFEVDGWAGNTVDDDGVEWWVTSEQGWAATPPVRLTLTDRPERHGAFDAPSYRGPRVITLEGMAIAPERAVREEAKDRLAAVLADGSALLPLVVTEPHRVRRALVRLTAETKIADRKSGVFEFSLTMTAPDPLRYSYGLNTSTCPLPSSSGGVSFPLSFPLDFGSGSSGGRLLLENKGTVPTWPVWRISGPCVQPVISNTATGEELAFELTLQEGEFLVVDTDARSVLLQGTASRRATLLPGSDWFPLPPGATPVLFRARDYASAARLTAEWRDAWL; encoded by the coding sequence ATGAGCGGCCGCCAGCTCCAGCAGCCGGTGTTCGAGGTGGACGGCTGGGCCGGGAACACCGTCGACGACGACGGCGTCGAGTGGTGGGTCACCAGCGAACAGGGCTGGGCCGCCACCCCGCCCGTCCGGCTCACCCTGACCGACCGTCCCGAGCGGCACGGCGCGTTCGACGCCCCCTCCTACCGGGGCCCCCGCGTGATCACCCTGGAGGGCATGGCCATCGCCCCCGAACGGGCCGTACGGGAAGAGGCGAAGGACCGGCTGGCCGCCGTACTCGCCGACGGCAGCGCGCTGTTGCCGCTCGTCGTCACCGAACCGCACCGCGTACGGCGGGCGTTGGTCCGGCTCACCGCCGAGACGAAGATCGCCGACCGCAAGTCCGGGGTGTTCGAGTTCTCCCTGACCATGACCGCCCCGGACCCCTTGCGGTACTCGTACGGCCTGAACACCAGCACCTGTCCGCTGCCTTCCTCCAGCGGCGGAGTCTCCTTCCCGCTCTCCTTCCCCCTGGACTTCGGGTCCGGTTCCTCCGGGGGCCGGCTGCTGCTGGAGAACAAGGGCACCGTGCCCACCTGGCCGGTCTGGCGGATCAGCGGACCCTGCGTCCAGCCGGTGATCAGCAACACCGCGACCGGTGAGGAGCTCGCCTTCGAACTCACCCTCCAGGAAGGCGAGTTCCTGGTCGTCGACACCGACGCGCGGTCGGTCCTGCTCCAGGGGACGGCCTCCCGGCGGGCCACCCTGCTGCCCGGTTCGGACTGGTTCCCGCTGCCGCCGGGCGCGACCCCCGTACTCTTCCGCGCCCGCGACTACGCCTCGGCCGCCCGGCTGACCGCGGAGTGGCGGGACGCCTGGCTCTGA
- a CDS encoding DUF5361 domain-containing protein, with protein MLRHYGVDLLDWHRGRLSSRRLRVLVEHLPSDSSYARAVHGEQADWTVTDHLLAAAVDHLAVANWMFATVHRDEDAEPAEYPEAVPRPGDGATEGSAQGTRPPAAEQGASAAEIVAFLSTPT; from the coding sequence CTGCTCCGCCATTACGGGGTCGACCTCCTCGACTGGCACCGGGGGCGCCTCTCCTCGCGCCGCCTGCGGGTCCTCGTCGAACACCTCCCCTCGGACTCGTCCTACGCCCGGGCGGTCCACGGCGAACAGGCGGACTGGACGGTCACGGACCATCTGCTCGCCGCGGCCGTCGACCATCTCGCCGTAGCCAACTGGATGTTCGCGACGGTCCACCGGGACGAGGACGCGGAACCGGCGGAGTATCCGGAGGCGGTGCCGCGGCCAGGGGACGGCGCGACGGAGGGTTCTGCGCAGGGAACTCGGCCTCCTGCGGCGGAGCAGGGGGCTTCCGCAGCGGAGATCGTCGCGTTCCTGAGCACGCCGACATGA
- a CDS encoding phage tail protein, which translates to MAGTNAKEIRVAGSGRVLIAPLATAPPADTAAAWGAGWKDLGYTTTDGVKISKKDKLDPVDTWQSVSSARFVYSDRDLSFKFQLLQLNEDTLPFFFGGGQVKETATGSGLYKYELAAEPKFDERMLGLEFTDGDEVKYRMIVARGQVTETEELALVRTAPVKLGVTFTALATVDGAPLATFLMKDPSFSAA; encoded by the coding sequence ATGGCCGGAACGAACGCCAAGGAGATCCGGGTCGCGGGCAGTGGCCGTGTCCTCATCGCCCCGCTCGCCACCGCACCGCCCGCCGACACCGCCGCAGCGTGGGGTGCCGGCTGGAAGGACCTCGGGTACACCACCACCGACGGGGTCAAGATCTCCAAGAAGGACAAGCTGGACCCCGTGGACACCTGGCAGAGCGTCAGCTCGGCGAGGTTCGTCTACTCCGACCGCGATCTCAGCTTCAAGTTCCAGCTGCTGCAGCTGAACGAGGACACCCTGCCGTTCTTCTTCGGCGGCGGGCAGGTGAAGGAGACGGCGACCGGGTCCGGCCTCTACAAGTACGAGCTGGCGGCCGAGCCGAAGTTCGACGAGCGGATGCTCGGGCTGGAGTTCACCGACGGCGACGAGGTCAAGTACCGCATGATCGTCGCCCGTGGCCAGGTGACCGAGACGGAGGAGCTCGCCCTCGTGCGGACCGCCCCCGTGAAGCTCGGTGTCACCTTCACCGCGCTGGCCACGGTGGACGGTGCCCCGCTGGCGACCTTCCTGATGAAGGACCCGAGCTTCAGCGCGGCCTGA
- a CDS encoding S1 family peptidase: MKHRRIPRRRIVVAGAGITALVAAGVTLQTANASETPASPEVKTLSALAAGKLASTLGAELGTDAAGTFYDAKTKSLVVNVLDEDAARTVSAAGASARIVSNSLAELKSARTTLSSDATIPGTSWVTDPTTNKVVVTADRTVSDAEWAKLTKVVDGLGSVAELQRTKGEFKPFIAGGDAISGSGGRCSLGFNVVKGGEPYFLTAGHCTEAISTWSDSSGKQIGTNEVSSFPDNDYGLVKYTAEVDHPSEVDLYNGSAQAITGAASATVGQSVTRSGSTTQVHSGKVTGLDATVNYGNGDIVNGLIQTDVCAEPGDSGGSLFSGSSAIGLTSGGSGDCTSGGETFFQPVTEALSATGASIG, from the coding sequence TTGAAGCACCGACGCATACCCAGGCGACGGATCGTCGTGGCAGGTGCGGGCATCACCGCACTGGTCGCCGCAGGAGTCACCTTGCAGACTGCGAACGCCAGCGAGACGCCGGCCTCGCCCGAAGTCAAGACCCTCTCGGCCCTCGCGGCCGGAAAGCTCGCCTCGACGCTCGGGGCGGAACTCGGTACGGACGCGGCAGGGACGTTCTACGACGCGAAGACCAAGAGTCTTGTGGTGAACGTCCTTGACGAGGACGCGGCACGGACCGTGTCGGCGGCCGGGGCCTCGGCGAGAATCGTCTCCAACTCCCTCGCCGAGCTGAAGAGCGCGCGGACGACGCTGTCGAGCGACGCGACCATCCCGGGGACGTCCTGGGTGACCGACCCCACCACCAACAAGGTCGTCGTCACCGCCGACCGCACGGTCTCCGACGCTGAGTGGGCCAAGCTCACCAAGGTGGTCGACGGTCTGGGCTCGGTGGCCGAACTCCAGCGCACCAAGGGGGAGTTCAAGCCCTTCATCGCGGGCGGTGACGCGATCAGCGGCTCCGGCGGGCGGTGCTCGCTCGGGTTCAACGTGGTGAAGGGCGGGGAGCCGTACTTCCTCACCGCCGGGCACTGCACCGAGGCGATCTCGACGTGGTCGGACTCCAGCGGCAAGCAGATCGGCACCAACGAGGTGTCGAGCTTCCCGGACAACGACTACGGCCTGGTGAAGTACACGGCCGAGGTCGACCACCCCAGTGAGGTGGACCTCTACAACGGGTCCGCGCAGGCGATCACGGGAGCGGCCTCGGCGACCGTCGGCCAGTCGGTGACGCGGAGCGGGTCCACCACCCAGGTGCACTCCGGGAAGGTCACCGGCCTGGACGCGACGGTGAACTACGGCAACGGCGACATCGTGAACGGGCTGATCCAGACCGACGTGTGCGCGGAGCCGGGGGACAGCGGCGGTTCGCTGTTCTCGGGGAGCAGCGCGATCGGGCTGACGTCCGGTGGCAGCGGTGACTGCACCTCCGGTGGGGAGACGTTCTTCCAGCCGGTGACGGAGGCGCTGTCGGCGACGGGTGCGTCGATCGGCTGA
- a CDS encoding slipin family protein: MVEELVAAGVTLVSAGAVYVMAAARVVKQYERGVVFRLGKLRPEVRGPGFTMIVPGVDKLRKVNMQIVTMPVPGQEGITRDNVTVRVDAVVYFKVTSPAEAVVRVEDYRFAVAQMAQTSLRSIIGKSELDDLLSNREKLNQGLELMIDSPAVEWGVTIDRVEIKDVSLPETMKRSMARQAEADRERRARVINADAELQASKKLAEAAKEMSEQPAALQLRLLQTVVAVAAEKNSTLVLPFPVELLRFLERAQQGVGAPAPQQPVQEQRASLEPRSDPDPEGSNSGQD, from the coding sequence ATGGTCGAGGAGCTGGTGGCAGCGGGCGTGACGCTCGTGTCCGCCGGAGCGGTGTACGTGATGGCGGCCGCGCGGGTCGTCAAGCAGTACGAACGGGGCGTGGTCTTCCGCCTCGGAAAGCTGCGGCCGGAAGTGCGGGGGCCGGGGTTCACGATGATCGTTCCGGGCGTTGACAAGCTCCGGAAGGTCAACATGCAGATCGTGACGATGCCGGTGCCGGGGCAGGAGGGCATCACCCGGGACAACGTCACCGTGCGGGTGGACGCCGTCGTCTACTTCAAGGTGACCTCGCCCGCCGAGGCGGTCGTCCGGGTCGAGGACTACCGGTTCGCGGTCGCGCAGATGGCGCAGACCTCGCTGCGGTCGATCATCGGCAAGAGCGAACTGGACGATCTGCTGTCCAACCGCGAAAAGCTCAACCAGGGACTGGAGTTGATGATCGACAGTCCCGCGGTGGAGTGGGGGGTCACGATCGACCGGGTCGAGATCAAGGACGTCTCCCTGCCCGAGACCATGAAGCGGTCCATGGCCCGGCAGGCCGAGGCGGACCGGGAGCGGCGGGCCCGGGTCATCAACGCGGACGCGGAACTCCAGGCGTCGAAGAAGCTGGCCGAGGCGGCCAAGGAGATGTCCGAGCAGCCGGCCGCGCTGCAACTGCGCTTGCTGCAGACGGTGGTGGCGGTGGCGGCGGAGAAGAACTCGACGCTGGTGCTGCCGTTCCCCGTCGAGCTGCTGCGGTTCCTGGAGCGGGCGCAGCAGGGGGTGGGGGCGCCGGCGCCGCAGCAACCGGTGCAGGAGCAACGCGCGTCTCTTGAGCCCCGGTCGGATCCGGACCCCGAGGGGTCGAATTCAGGACAGGACTAG
- a CDS encoding alpha/beta hydrolase, with product MVQGIRTQDGRRLTVEEYGDPDGTPVVLLHDTPGCRFGVVPPDVVTAHPHIRFLGYDRPGYGDSDRLPGRRVADAARDVAELAGALGLGRFSVLGLSGGAPHALACAALLPSRVRRAAVLASPAPPDARELSWFEGMTASQVEEFTLALTDPLAFSEALAARAADIRRDPAQLLVSVRDGLTDADRRILSGPGSGELLRGYREAVRGSSYGWLDDRLALLSNWGFDPAAVTRPVLLWHGAQDTFSPVGHFTWLADRVPRVRPVLQKDAGRFGALEALPAVLDWLCAPPERATP from the coding sequence GTGGTCCAGGGCATCAGGACGCAGGACGGCCGCCGGCTGACGGTCGAGGAGTACGGCGACCCGGACGGCACGCCGGTGGTACTGCTGCACGACACCCCGGGCTGTCGCTTCGGCGTCGTACCCCCGGACGTCGTGACCGCGCACCCGCACATCCGGTTCCTCGGCTACGACCGCCCCGGCTACGGCGATTCGGACCGGCTGCCCGGACGCCGCGTGGCCGACGCCGCCCGGGACGTGGCGGAGCTGGCCGGCGCTCTCGGGCTCGGCCGCTTCTCGGTGCTCGGCCTCTCCGGCGGCGCCCCGCACGCCCTGGCCTGCGCCGCGCTGCTGCCCTCCCGAGTGCGGCGGGCGGCGGTGCTGGCGTCACCCGCGCCCCCGGACGCGAGGGAGCTGAGCTGGTTCGAGGGCATGACCGCCTCCCAGGTCGAGGAGTTCACCCTGGCGCTCACCGACCCGCTCGCCTTCTCCGAGGCCCTCGCCGCCCGCGCCGCCGACATCCGTCGCGACCCCGCCCAGCTGCTCGTCTCCGTCCGCGACGGCCTCACCGACGCCGACCGGCGGATCCTCTCCGGCCCGGGGTCCGGCGAGCTGCTGCGCGGCTATCGGGAGGCGGTGCGCGGTTCGTCGTACGGCTGGCTCGACGACCGTCTCGCCCTGCTCAGCAACTGGGGCTTCGACCCGGCGGCCGTCACCCGGCCCGTCCTGCTGTGGCACGGCGCCCAGGACACGTTCTCCCCGGTCGGCCACTTCACATGGCTGGCGGACCGCGTCCCCCGCGTCCGTCCCGTCCTCCAGAAGGACGCCGGCCGCTTCGGAGCCCTCGAGGCCCTGCCGGCCGTACTGGACTGGCTCTGCGCACCACCGGAACGTGCCACGCCGTGA
- a CDS encoding S1 family peptidase, with protein MRIKRTNPRSGIARRTRLIAGTTGLVAAAAIAVPSANATAATPFSTAELKSASSSVLKADIPGTAWAVDSKTNRVVVTVDSTVSQAEIAKIKQQAGSNADALTIKRTPGKFNKLISGGDAIYASSWRCSLGFNVRSGSTYYFLTAGHCTDGAGTWWSNSGHTTTLGSTAGSSFPTNDYGLVRYSSSYPTSSISGTVGSVDITSAATPSVGTTVNRRGSTTGTHSGRVTALNATVNYGGGDVVYGMIQTTVCAEPGDSGGPLYGSNGVAYGLTSGGSGNCSSGGTTFFQPVTEALSAYGVSVF; from the coding sequence GTGAGGATCAAGCGCACCAACCCCCGCAGTGGCATTGCGAGACGGACCCGGCTGATCGCCGGTACCACCGGCCTCGTGGCCGCGGCCGCGATCGCGGTCCCCAGCGCGAACGCGACCGCTGCGACCCCGTTCAGCACGGCCGAACTCAAGAGCGCCAGCAGCTCGGTGCTCAAGGCCGACATCCCGGGCACCGCCTGGGCTGTCGACAGCAAGACCAACCGTGTCGTCGTCACCGTCGACAGCACGGTCTCGCAGGCCGAGATCGCCAAGATCAAGCAGCAGGCGGGCAGCAACGCCGACGCGCTCACGATCAAGCGGACCCCGGGCAAGTTCAACAAGCTGATCTCCGGCGGCGACGCCATCTATGCGAGTAGCTGGCGCTGCTCCCTCGGCTTCAACGTCCGCAGCGGCAGCACCTACTACTTCCTGACCGCCGGTCACTGCACCGACGGCGCGGGCACCTGGTGGTCGAACTCGGGCCACACGACCACCCTCGGTTCGACGGCCGGGTCCAGCTTCCCGACCAACGACTACGGCCTCGTCCGGTACTCGTCGAGCTACCCGACCTCGTCCATCTCCGGCACCGTCGGCAGCGTCGACATCACCAGCGCCGCGACCCCGAGCGTGGGCACCACGGTCAACCGCCGCGGCTCCACCACCGGCACCCACAGCGGCCGGGTCACCGCGCTCAACGCGACCGTGAACTACGGCGGCGGCGACGTCGTCTACGGCATGATCCAGACCACGGTCTGCGCCGAGCCCGGCGACTCCGGCGGCCCGCTCTACGGCAGCAACGGTGTCGCCTACGGTCTGACCTCCGGCGGCAGCGGCAACTGCTCCTCCGGCGGCACGACCTTCTTCCAGCCGGTCACCGAGGCCCTGAGCGCCTACGGCGTCAGCGTCTTCTAG
- a CDS encoding NtaA/DmoA family FMN-dependent monooxygenase (This protein belongs to a clade of FMN-dependent monooxygenases, within a broader family of flavin-dependent oxidoreductases, the luciferase-like monooxygenase (LMM) family, some of whose members use coenzyme F420 rather than FMN.), with protein sequence MHLAARLPGVDDTTGAGPRSRIGFSSFEEVAGTAERGLFDFVLLAHESLAVLGALAAVTERLGLAAAVGTTFNEPYELARRLATLDHVSGGRVAWNVVPSSDAPAGENFRRGGFLDRADRYPRAAEFLETARELWDSWTADGVPRPFAHRGRHFDIAGEFTVPRSPQGHPVVIQAGDGDEGREFAASAADVVLTRQRPLEDGRAFYADVKRRLAAYGRAPDDLKIMLGVGVVLADTDAEARERAAGIRRGVDLPSRDDGLGAPHPGLDQVADPALAQGRPRRGGTVAVAGEPSLRQTLVEAGGPQAFVGTPEEVATELDAFVRCGAADGFLLDPRLTPGGLDEFVDKVVPLLQERGAFRTRYQGTTLRSHLGLPDPVGSG encoded by the coding sequence ATGCATCTGGCCGCGCGGCTCCCGGGCGTCGACGACACCACCGGCGCCGGTCCGCGGTCGAGGATCGGGTTCTCGTCCTTCGAGGAGGTGGCGGGGACGGCCGAGCGGGGTCTGTTCGACTTCGTCCTCCTCGCCCACGAGTCGCTCGCCGTGCTCGGCGCGCTCGCCGCCGTCACCGAGCGGCTCGGGCTCGCGGCCGCCGTCGGCACGACCTTCAACGAGCCGTACGAACTCGCCCGCCGACTCGCCACGTTGGACCATGTGAGCGGGGGCCGGGTCGCCTGGAACGTGGTGCCCTCCTCCGATGCCCCGGCCGGGGAGAACTTCCGGCGCGGCGGCTTCCTGGACCGGGCCGACCGCTACCCCCGTGCCGCCGAGTTCCTGGAGACGGCACGGGAGCTGTGGGACTCCTGGACGGCGGACGGGGTCCCGCGCCCGTTCGCGCACCGCGGGCGGCACTTCGACATCGCGGGGGAGTTCACCGTGCCGCGCTCGCCGCAGGGGCACCCGGTCGTCATCCAGGCCGGGGACGGCGACGAGGGGCGGGAGTTCGCCGCCTCAGCCGCCGATGTGGTCCTCACCCGGCAGCGCCCACTGGAGGACGGGCGTGCCTTCTACGCCGATGTGAAGCGCCGCCTCGCCGCGTACGGGCGGGCGCCCGACGACCTGAAGATCATGCTCGGTGTCGGTGTCGTCCTCGCGGACACCGACGCCGAGGCACGGGAGAGGGCCGCAGGGATCCGACGGGGCGTCGACCTGCCCTCCCGGGACGACGGCCTCGGCGCCCCCCATCCCGGCCTCGACCAGGTGGCCGACCCGGCGCTCGCCCAGGGGCGGCCCCGGCGCGGCGGCACGGTCGCGGTCGCCGGGGAGCCGTCCCTCCGGCAGACCCTCGTCGAGGCGGGCGGGCCGCAGGCCTTCGTCGGCACCCCGGAGGAGGTGGCCACCGAGCTCGACGCGTTCGTGCGGTGCGGGGCCGCCGACGGCTTCCTCCTCGACCCCCGTCTCACCCCGGGCGGGCTCGACGAGTTCGTGGACAAGGTGGTCCCGCTGCTCCAGGAACGCGGCGCCTTCCGCACGCGGTACCAGGGCACCACCCTGCGCTCGCACCTCGGACTCCCCGACCCCGTGGGGAGCGGCTGA